CGGGCAAAGACGTTGATGTCTAAAACGCGCTGGGACAGCTGCGCGTCGTCCAGCTCCTCTAACGCGACCCCCGTCAGGGTTTCGTTGGGGTTGTGCAAATCCAACTGCCGCGCAATGGCTGAGGCTGTCGCCCGGTGATCCCCTGTGATCATCTTCACCAAGATGCCTGCGCTCTTGCAGGTCTTGACGGCCTCAATCGCTGCGTTGCGCGGCGGGTCAATGAAGCCAAACAACCCCAACAGGACCAAGCCGTTGTCCACGTCTTGGAAATTCAGCTCCGTTTGACGCGACACCCCGGATTTGGTCGCAATGGCTAAGACCCGTTGCCCCCGCCCGGCAAGCTGATTGATCCGTTCATGCCACGCGTCTTTATCCAAAGCCGCCACCCCGCTTGGGGTGCGGACCTGTTTGCACTTGTTCAACACAATTTCCGGCGCACCTTTGACAAAGATATGCGCATCCCCAGCGTGACTGTGGTGCAACGTCGCCATGAACTTGTGTTCGGATTCAAACGGGATCAAGTCGGTGCGGGGGAATTGTTGGTTAAGGGCGTCCGGTTCTAGCCCGGCTTTGTCACCCGCAATCAACAACGCCCCTTCCATGGGATCGCCCTCCACCGACCACTGTCCCGGCTGTTGGACCATGCGGGTGTCGTTGCACAGCGCGGCGGCGCGTAAGGTCTCCTGCAAGACTTGAAAATCCGCAGCGTCCACATCTTGGCCGTCCATTTCAAAACCGCCATGGGGGTCGTAGCCCGTACCGCTGACACCGAAGCTATGACCCGCTGTCACAATGGTGCGCACCGTCATTTCATTTCGGGTCAAAGTCCCGGTCTTGTCCGAGCAAATCACATTGACTTCGCCCAGCGTCTCAACTGCGGGCAGCCTGCGCACAATGGCGTTTCTTGCGGCCATGCGCTGCACACCGATGGCCAAGGTGATGGTCATAATGGCAGGTAGACCTTCGGGGATCGCCGCCACGGACAAGCCGACCGCCGCCATGAACATCTGTGTGGCGGTATAGTCCTGCACCAACACACCATAAACAAACGTTGCCCCCGCAATGGTCAAAATCGCCCCGGTCAGCCACATGCCAAAACGCGCCATTTGGGTCAGCAGCGGCGTGATGAGCTGTTGCACATTGGCGACCAAAGTGCTGATTTGGCCCAATTCGGTGTTTACGCCCGTTCCGATCACCACCCCTGCCCCTTGGCCCGACGTCACCAGCGTGCCGGAAAAGGCCATAGACGTGCGATCGCCCAAGACGGTTTCGGTGTCTAAGGCTTCAACGCCTTTTTCCACAGGAACGGATTCACCCGTAAGTGCGGCTTCTTGGACCATTAGCCCTTTGGTGCGAAACAGCCGCAGGTCGGCAGGCACGCGATCGCCCGACTGCAACACCACAACATCGCCAGGCACCAAGTCCACCGCGTCTACGGTTTGACGCTGTCCGGAACGCAAAACCATAGCCTGGGGTGACAGCATCAGACGGATAGCGCGCAATGCATTTTCCGCCTTACCTTCCTGCACAAAGCCAATGATGGCGTTGATCAGCACCACGCCCACAATGACGGCCGTATCTAACCAGTGGTCCAACACGGCCGTGGTCAGCGCCGCGCCCAGCAACACGTAGATCAAGACGTTGTGAAACTGGGCAAAGAACCGGAAAAACGGATGCGTCGGCTTGACGTCTGGCAGCTTATTGGGGCCATGGCGCGCGAGACGTTCGGCGATAACGGCTTTGTCCAAGCCATGCTCAGAGGTTTCGAGCCGCTTGAACACATCGGCAGGGCTTTGGGCGTGCCAAATCACGCCGTTTGGGGGTTTTTGCGGGGGGTAATGGGCGCAATTCATAGGCATAAGAAGCCTCCGAAACCCAAAAGAGTGAAGTCCCTCTGCCTTTAATTATTCCACCGAAGTCCAGTCGGGAAAAGCAAAATCAGCCGTCGTCCAAGACCTTCAAAGCGTCCGTAGGGTCTTCATCTTCCAAGCGGCGCTGTTCGGGGGTTGGCGCGCCCGCTTCCAAATAGCGCTCGACCCGTTCGATCCGGTTTTGTTTGATCTTTTGGATCACGTCCATAAGCTTTTCGCGGGCGTTTTCATTGCCCGATTGCAGCAATTCGTCGATGGCTGCGCTGAATTTTTCGCGGTACGGCGGGTCTTCTTCGCGGATGAACAGTGAATTCACAATTACATGGGCACACCGGGCCAAAGCCTCAGTCGAGCGGGTCGACGTCACAAAATGGATCAATCCCGTGGTTTCGTCTTCAAACACGGTTTCCCAATCGACGGTGCCGTCTTCGCGATGCGGCCAGCTCATGCGGCTATCTCCTCTTCTTTTTCACGATTCGGATATTAGCATTATGCGGCTGCTCAGGCATAATCAGGTTCATGACCGATTCTTCTCGTCCACTCCCGTCTGCCAACTTAGAAGGCTTGTTGGAACTGATGGCGCAGTTGCGCGCGCCCGACGGGGGATGCCCTTGGGATTTGGAACAAACCTTCGCCACCATTGCGCCGCACACCATTGAAGAAGCTTACGAAGTCGCCGACGCCATTGATTCCTTGAATCGGGGGGGTGACATGGCACATTTGAAGGACGAGCTGGGCGATTTGCTGTTCCAAGTGGTGTTTTATGCCCAGATGGCCAAAGAACAAGGCGATTTCGACTTTCACGACATCGCCGCCGCCATCACGCAAAAAATGATCCGCCGCCACCCCCATGTGTTCGGCGAGCAGTCCGGCATTGACAGCGCCGACGACCAAACGGTGAATTGGGAAGCCCTGAAAGAACAAGAACGCAAGGCCAAAGCCGAAAATGCCGAAGAACCCCACGGCGTTCTGGACGACGTCAGCCACGGCTATCCGGCCTTGATGCGCGCCAACAAGTTGCAAAAACGCGCCGCGCGTGTGGGCTTCGATTGGCCCGACACCCTGCCCGTCATCGACAAAATCCACGAAGAAATCGACGAAGTCAAAGCCGAGATCGACAGTGGCGACCGAGAGGCCTTGGAGGCTGAGCTTGGCGATTTGCTGTTTGCGTGTGTGAATTTGGCGCGCAAAACCGGGATTGATCCCGAAACCGCGCTGCGATCGGCCAATTCAAAGTTCGAAACCCGCTTCAAACATATCGAACACACGCTTTGGGACCAGGGCAAAGAGGTTCAAGAGACACCCTTGGACGAACTTGACCGTTTGTGGAACGAAGCCAAATCTTTGCAAAAAGAAACTTGAGATTGGTGAGAAACCCGCCATCATGGGACTTATGATTTCAAATACTTTCAAACGCGTTGCCACAAAGACCGCCACCTTGGGCTTAGCCGCCATGGTCCTGGCGTCGTGCTACCTGCCTTCGCGCTTCGATGCC
This window of the Magnetovibrio sp. PR-2 genome carries:
- a CDS encoding cation-translocating P-type ATPase — translated: MPMNCAHYPPQKPPNGVIWHAQSPADVFKRLETSEHGLDKAVIAERLARHGPNKLPDVKPTHPFFRFFAQFHNVLIYVLLGAALTTAVLDHWLDTAVIVGVVLINAIIGFVQEGKAENALRAIRLMLSPQAMVLRSGQRQTVDAVDLVPGDVVVLQSGDRVPADLRLFRTKGLMVQEAALTGESVPVEKGVEALDTETVLGDRTSMAFSGTLVTSGQGAGVVIGTGVNTELGQISTLVANVQQLITPLLTQMARFGMWLTGAILTIAGATFVYGVLVQDYTATQMFMAAVGLSVAAIPEGLPAIMTITLAIGVQRMAARNAIVRRLPAVETLGEVNVICSDKTGTLTRNEMTVRTIVTAGHSFGVSGTGYDPHGGFEMDGQDVDAADFQVLQETLRAAALCNDTRMVQQPGQWSVEGDPMEGALLIAGDKAGLEPDALNQQFPRTDLIPFESEHKFMATLHHSHAGDAHIFVKGAPEIVLNKCKQVRTPSGVAALDKDAWHERINQLAGRGQRVLAIATKSGVSRQTELNFQDVDNGLVLLGLFGFIDPPRNAAIEAVKTCKSAGILVKMITGDHRATASAIARQLDLHNPNETLTGVALEELDDAQLSQRVLDINVFARVSPEHKLRLVSALQAQDLTVAMTGDGVNDAPALKRADVGIAMGEKGTEAAKEASEMVLADDNFASIANAVEEGRTVYDNIRKAILFILPTNGGEALAILAAVMVGFEELPLTALQILWVNMITAVTLALSLAFEPPEADIMRRSPRGRDEPVLGPLFVWRIMFVSIILLIGTFGFFIWEMENGASVERARTIAVNTLIYFEIFYLFNARFITAPVLNMNGLFGNRYVLMAIAVLVVFQLGFTYLTPLQTLFGTQAIGWTDWLKIVLVSSSVLFLVELEKALFRRNHA
- the mazG gene encoding nucleoside triphosphate pyrophosphohydrolase, which encodes MTDSSRPLPSANLEGLLELMAQLRAPDGGCPWDLEQTFATIAPHTIEEAYEVADAIDSLNRGGDMAHLKDELGDLLFQVVFYAQMAKEQGDFDFHDIAAAITQKMIRRHPHVFGEQSGIDSADDQTVNWEALKEQERKAKAENAEEPHGVLDDVSHGYPALMRANKLQKRAARVGFDWPDTLPVIDKIHEEIDEVKAEIDSGDREALEAELGDLLFACVNLARKTGIDPETALRSANSKFETRFKHIEHTLWDQGKEVQETPLDELDRLWNEAKSLQKET